GCTTCGGGCGACGCGCGGTCCATGGGGGATCAGGCGGCGCGCGCGAGCGGCCGGGCGCGTTTGGCGATGTAGAGATTTCCGTCGGCCCGGCGGATTGCGGCGTCGATGTCTTCGTCACCGGGCCGCCATGCGGCGGTCCCATAGCTGATCCGCCACGCCGGGACGCCGGCCGGTGTCTCGCACAGCGTCGCCAGCCTCTTCACGAGCAAGGGGCGTGTAATGGCGTGATCGGGTACGAGCACGACGAATTCATCACCCCCATGCGGATCGCCTGGCCGCCGCGGGCGATGGCGACGCTCGAAAGTCGGGTCGCGTCTGCGCGAGCACCGCATCGCCGCCGGTATGGCCCAAGGTGTCTTTGATCTGCTTGAAATGATCGAGGCCGATGATCGCGACGCCGGTGCCGGGCGTCGCCCAGGCCGCCACATGAGCCGCCAGCCAGGCATGCTTGCGCAACCCCGTCAGCGCGTCGCGATAGCCGCTTTCGCGCAGATGGGCGATTGCTCGCGCGCCGGGCATCGCGAGAACCGATCGCTTGAACCTTGTTTGACGCCCACGCCGTTGCCGGCCGGAAACGGCCCGATGTCAGAAGATCGGGTCCTCGCCCGGCCGCGGCGCGACGTGGATGCCGCATTCGATCTTGTCCCAGCCGCGCCAGCGGCCCGCACGCGGATCCTCGCCCGGACGGACCTTGCTGGTGCACGGCGCGCAGCCGATCGATAGATATCCGTCCGCCTCCAAAGGATGGCGCGGCAGGTCGTGCTCGGCGAAATAGGCGTCGAGCTGCGGCTTCGCCCAGTCGGCAAGCGGATTGATCTTGAGCCTGCCCTGATCCTCCTCGAACCGCGGCAGCGCGGCGCGGGTCCCCGCCTGGAACCCCTTGCGCCCCGAAATCCAGGCGTCGAACGGCTCCAGCGCGCGGGCAAGCGGTTCGACCTTGCGGATCGCGCAACAGCCGTCCGGATCGTACGACCAGCGCAGCCCCTCGGCATCGCGCGCGGCGATCAGCCGCGGGTCCGGCCGCACCACACGCAGGTCGGTCAGCCCGAGCCGTTCAACCAGCGCGTCGCGATAGGCGAGCGTCTCGCCGAACATCTTTTGCGTATTGGTGAAGATGACCGGGATGTCGCGATCGATCGCGGCGACCATGTGGAGCAGCACGGCGGATTCCGCGCCGAACGACGATACCGAAGCGACCCGGCCGGCGAGCATGCCGGTCAGCAGCGTGCGCAGCATCTCCGGTGCCGGGACACCGGCAAATCGCGCCTCCATCGCCGCGGCATTGGCCACCGAAAAAGCGGGCAGGGTGTCGATCCTGTCCCGGTTGCGGGCGGGTTCAGCCATGTCGGTACTTCCATACCGGCGCCGTCGCGTCTGCCGCCGGCTGATACCGATAGGCGTAGCGATCCAGGGCGCGCGCCAACGTCGCCCGATCGATCGGCGCCTCGGGCGCGAAGCTGTCGAAGCCGCACCGGCGCATCAGCGGCAACTGGTCGACGAGCACGTCGCCCGCCGCGCGCAGCTCGCCGGCGTAGCCCGCCTCTCGCAGGATGCGCCCCGCCGAATAGCCGCGCCCGTCGCGAAAGCTGGGGAAGCTCACCTCGACCAGCGCGAGGCGATCGAGGTACGGCAGCAGCGCACGCGCGTCGTCGCCCGCTTCAAGCCGCACCGCAGAGGCATTGCTCTGGCCGAGGAAGGCGTCGAGCGTCACCGCGGGTTCGTCCTGCGCCTCGTCCTCGCGAAAGCGGAGCAAAGCGTCATCCATAGATCGCCTCCTTGAACGGGGCGAAGCCGACCCGGCGATAGGTGTCGAGAAACCGCTCGCCGGCGCGACGTTCGGCGAGGTAGCGGTCGGTGACGCGTTCGATCGCATCGACGACGCCGTCCTCGTCGAAGCCCGGGCCGGTGATCTTGGCGAGGCTGACGTCCTCCGCCCCCGATCCACCGAGCGACAGCTGGTAGTTTTCCGTTCCCTTCCGATCGACGCCCAGGATGCCGATATGGCCGGCGTGATGATGGCCGCAGGCGTTGATGCAGCCGGAAATCTTGAGCTTCAGCTCGCCCAGCTCGCGCTGCCGGTCGCGATCGGCGAAACGCGTCGCGATCTTCTGCGCCAGCGGGATCGAGCGGGCGTTGGCAAGGCTGCAATAATCGAGGCCGGGGCAGGCGATGATATCGGTGATGAGATCGAGGTTTGGTTCGGCAAGGCCTGCCTCGACCAACCGCTCCCACACCGTGCGCAGGTCACGGATCGCGACATGCGGCAGGACGATGTTCTGCGCGTGCGTGACGCGCAATTCGTCGAAGGAATGGGCCTGCGCCAGGTCGGCGAGCAGGTCGATCTGGTCCGCCGACGCGTCGCCAGGGATGCCGCCTGCGGGTTTCAGGCTGACGTTGACGATCGCATAGCCCGGGGCCTTGTGCGCGCGGACGTTCTGGTCGAGCCAGACGGCGAAGTCGGGATCGCTGCGGTCCGCATCGGTCGGCAGGCCCGTTTCGAACGCAGGCGGCGCGAACATCGCCCGGATGCGGTCGAGTTCGGCGACGGGCGGGTCGAGGCCGAGGCCCTTCAGCGCGGCGAACTCCTCCTCCACCTGGCGGCGATATTCGTCCGCGCCGATCTCGTGCAGCAGAATCTTGATCCGCGCCTTGTAGATGTTGTCGCGCCGGCCGTAGCGATTGTAGACCCGTAGACAGGCCTCGAGATAGCTCATCAGCGCGTCTGCCTGCACGAAGTCGCGGATCAGATGGCTGATCATCGGCGTCCGACCCATGCCGCCACCGACGTAGATCTGCGCGCCGACCGCGCCGTCGCGTTCGACCAGCCGGATGCCGATGTCGTGGAGGCGCATCGCGGCGCGATCTTCTTCCGCGGCGATCACCGCGATCTTGAACTTGCGCGGCAGGTAGGTGAATTCGGGGTGGAACGTGCTCCACTGGCGGATCAGTTCCGCCCATGGCCGCGGATCGGCGATCTCATCCCCGCTCGCCCCGGCATATTGGTCGGCGGAGATGTTGCGGATGCAATTGCCGCTGGTCTGGATCGCGTGCATCTCGACCGTCGCCAGTTCGGCGAGGATGTCGGGCGCGTCGGCCAGCTTGATCCAGTTGAACTGGATGTTCTGGCGCGTGGTGAAATGGCCGTAGCCGCGATCGTAGGTGCGCGCGATATGGCTCAGCATCCGCATCTGCCGGCTGTCGAGCGTGCCATAGGGGACGGCGACGCGCAGCATATAGGCGTGGAGCTGCAGATAGAGGCCGTTCATCAGCCTGAGCGGCTTGAACTGGTCCTCCGTCAGCTGGCCCGACAGGCGGCGTTCCACCTGGTCGCGGAATTCGTCGACGCGGGCGTCGACGATGCTCTGGTCGTATTCGTCGTAACGGTACATGTCGGTCTTCCTAATTCCTCCCCGCTGCGCGGGGAGGGGGACCAGCCGCAGGCTGGTGGAGGGGCAGCCAAGCAGTGCGAGGTCTGGGGCTACCCCTCCACCACCGGCTTCGCCGGCGGTCCCCCTCCCCGCATGGCGGGGAGGATCGGTGCGTCAGATCACCCAATTCCCCGCGTGCGGATCGGCGGGCTTGAGCGTCAGGTCGGGACGGACGGTGGGGCCGAGCGCGCGGATGCGATCCTTGATGTGTGCCGGGCGCGGTCCGTCGGGCGTCGGGATCGCGTCGATCAGATAGGGAGCGTTGACGCGCCGCGCGCCTTCCTCCGCGCGCAGGATCGCCTCGCCGGCGGCGCCGACGTCGACCGCCTCCTCGACATGGCGCGACCAGCCCTCGCCGCTCCACCAGACGACGTCGCCGCTGGCAAGGTCGTTGCCCGTCAGCAGCCTCATGCCGCCATACCCTCCGCGACACGCGCCCAGCGGGCGAGCTTGTCCTCGGCATCCGAAAGCTCGACGACCTCGCCGACGACGATGATCGCGGGGCTCTTCACCGCCTCGCGCGTCACCATCGGGCCGAGATCGGCGAGCAGGGTGCGCAGCGCGCGGCTGCCCACTAGCGTGCCGCGTTCCAGCACCGCGACGGGCATGTCCGGGGCGACGCCGTCCGCCATCAGTTTGTCGGCGATCTCGCCCGCGGTGGCGACGCCCATATAGATGACGAGCGTGCGTCCCTGTCCCGCGAGCCCGGCCCAGTCCTGTTCGGACAGCCCCTTGCACTGGCCCGCGACGAAGCTGACCGCGCTGCTGTGATCGCGGTGCGTCAGCGGCAGCATCGCCTCCGCCGCGCAACCGAGCGCGGCGGAAACGCCCGGGATCACCTCGACGGGCAGGCCCGCGGCGCGCACCGCCTCCACCTCCTCGCCGCCGCGCCCGAAGATGAACGGGTCGCCGCCCTTCAGCCGCACGACCACGCTGCCGGTCTTCACATGCGCAACGATCAGCGCGTTGATCGCCTCCTGTGGTAACGTATGCCGCGCGCGGCTTTTCGCGACCGAAATGCACTGCGCATCCGGCGGCGCGAGGTCGAGCACGCGCGGATCGATCAGCCCGTCGTGGACGACGACGTCGGCGCGCTTCAGCGCCTCCACCGCGCGTACCGTCAGCAACCCGGGATCGCCCGGTCCTGCGCCGACGAGGATGACGCGCCCACGGGCGCCCGGATCGAGAAGCGTAGCCATGGTACGAGACATGCGTCCGCCGCCCTGCTCCGGCAACCGAGCGATGCTTGGGCCGCGGGAAGCGAAGCTATCTTATCCGTCGCGCAGGCCGATGCCGATGTTGGCGCGCGCCGAATCCGCCTCGTTGCTGACCACCGGATAGGCGCAATAATCGGCGGCGTAATAAGCGCTGGGCCGATGGTTGCCCGACCAGCCGATGCCGCCGAACGGCGCGGCGGAACTGGCGCCGTTGGTCGGCCGGTTCCAGTTGACGATGCCCGCGCGAATGTTCGCCCAGAACCGGTCGTACAGCGCGGGCGTCTGGCTGATCAGCGACGCGGACAGGCCGTAGCGCGTGTTGTTCGCCTCCGCGATCGCCTGGTCGAAATCGTCGGCGCGGATCACTTGCAGGATCGGGCCGAACAGCTCGACATCGGGCCGTTCCGCCATCTGCGTCGTGTCGATCAGCGCGGGCATCAGGAACGGCCGGTCGTCCGACAATCGCTCGAGATGCCGGATCGGCCGCCCGCCGCGCATCATCAGTTCGAGGAAGCTTTCGGTCAGCATGTCGGCGGTCTGGTTGTCGATCACCGGGCCCATGAACGGTTGCGGATCGTCGAACGGGCTGCCGACGATCAGGCGGCCGATCATCTGATTGATCGTGTCGACCAGCGGGTCGTACAATCTGGTGTCGACGATCAGCCGGCGGCCCGCGGTGCAGCGCTGGCCCGCGGTGGTGAAGGCGGACTGGATCACCAGCACCGCGGCGGCGTGCAGATCGGGCGTGTCCCACACGACGATCGGATTGTTGCCGCCCATCTCCAGCGCCAGGATCTTTTCGGGCTTGGTGGCAAAGGCGCGGTTGAGTGCGATGCCCGTGCGCGCCGATCCGGTGAAGAGCAGGCCGTCGATGTCGGGATGCTCGGCGAGCGCCTTGCCCTCCGCCGGGCCGCCGATCACGACGCGCGCGCAGCCTTCGGGCACGCCGGCGGCGCGATAGCAGTCGATCAGGAACGCGCCCGTCGCGGGGGTCTTTTCGGATGGCTTGAACACCACGGCGTTGCCCGCGAGCAGGGCGGGGACGATGTGGCCGTTGGGCAGATGCGCGGGGAAATTATACGGACCCAGCACCGCGAGCACACCGTGCGGCTTGTGGCGTAGCGCCATGCGGCTGCCCATCGGCGAGTCGAGCCGGCGCTGCGCGGTGCGTTCGGCATAGGCGGTGACCGAGATGTCGACCTTGGCGATGACGGTATCGACCTCGGTTCGCGCCTCCCACAATGGCTTGCCGGTTTCGCGCGCGAGCAATTCGCTGAACGCGTCGTGGCGCTGGCGCACGACATTGGCGAAGCGGCGCATCGTCTCGATCCGCACGGCGAGCGGTTGCGCCGCCCATTGCGCCCAGCCGCCGCGCGCCGCGGCCACTTCCGCATCGACGTCGCCGACCGGCGCGCGCCACAATTCGGCGCCCGTCGCGGGTTCGTGGGAAATGATCTCGGCCATGTCGCCCCTCTCGCTCAAGCGCTGCGGGTTAGGGGAAGGCCGGGATGGCGGCAAGACGCCGTCATGCTAGAGCAGCCCCCATCTCCCGAATGGCGGCGACCTTGGCGTGGAGGCGTGACCAGTCGTCGTCCGCCGCGATCGGCGCCCAGATCGCCTCGACCTCGTCGATCAGCATCGAACAGGGTTCGCCGTGCCAGTAGGGATGGTCGCGATCCTTGCGCGGCGTGTACGGATCGAGCAGCCGGCGCAGCTCGTCGAAAGCGTCCGGATAGTCGGCGGGCACGTGACCGCCGAACCAGTCGAAAAAGAAGCGGTCGATCGGCGTGTCGGTGGCGCGCGGTACCCGCTCGACGGCCTGTACGACCGCGTGGTCGCGGCGGTCGTCGAACCTCCGGATTCCCAGCCGCCAGAACATCGCCTCCCGGATCCCCGCCTGATAGCGCGGCGCGAACGTCTGCAGCGTCTCGATCAGCGGATCGCTCTCCGCCACCAGCCGCAGCGACGCGGCGAGCTGCATCACGTCCCAATGGATCGCTTCCGGCTGGCGGCCGAAGGCGTAGAGGCCGGCGTGGTCGAAATAAGCGGCGGTGAATGCGGGGTCCCAGGTCGGCGCGAACCTCCACGGGCCATAATCGAAGCTCTCGCCGGTGACGTTGATATTGTCCGAATTGAGCACGCCATGGACGAAGCCCGCGGCCATGTAGCGTGCGGCGAGCGTCGCGGTGCGCTCCACGACCAGATCGAGCAGCCGGACGGGATCATCGCCGTCCTCGCCATAGAGTTGGCGCAGCACATAGCCGACGAGCGCGCGCATCCCGGCCTCGTCCTGATGATAGGCGAGCCGCTGGAACGTGCCGATGCGGATATGGCCATGGCTGAGCCGCACCAGCACCGCGGACCGCGTGGGGGAGGGCTCGTCGCCGCGGACGAGGTCCTCGCCCGTCTCGATTAGCGACAAGGTGCGGCTGGTCGGCACGTTCAGCGCCTCAAGCATCTCGGTGGCGAGGATCTCGCGCACGCCCCCCTTCAGTGTCAGCCGCCCGTCGCCGAAACGGCTGTACGGCGTCTGGCCCGAACCCTTGGTGCCAAGGTCCATCAGCCGGCCCGCGCCGTCGCGCAGCTGCGCGAAGGTGAAGCCGCGGCCGTCGCCGATGTCCGGATTGTACTGGCGGAACTGGTGCCCGTGATATCGCAGCGCGAGCGGCTGTGGCAGCGTGCCGGGCAGTGGGGCGAACCGCCCGAAATGCCGCGTCCATTCCGCGTCGCTCAGCGTATCGAGCCCGACCTCCGCCGCCGCCGCGTCATTGCGGAAACGCAGCGTCGTCGCGGGAAAATCGGCGGCGTCGACGGGGTCCCAGAACGTATCGCCGAGATCGAGCAGCGCGGTCTCGGGACGGTAGGCTTGCGGGTTCGCGGGCATGCGTGGATATGGAGGCCGCCACTCCTGGGACGCAAGGCATGAGCGCATATGAAAACTGCTACTGGATGTCGGCGGACGGGCTGAAGCTGCATTATCGTCGCTATCCCGGCGACGACGGCCGGCCGCCGATCCTGTGCCTGCCCGGGCTGACGCGCAATGCGCGCGACTATGACGCCTTCGCCGCACGGCTGGCGGGGCGGTGGCGCGTGCTCGCGCTCGATTTCCGCGGCCGGGGACGCAGCGAATATGCGAAGGATCCGATGACCTACGTTCCCGCGACCTATGTCGCGGACGTGCAGGCCTTGCTGGCGGAGCAGGGGATCGACCGCTTCGTCGCGGTCGGCACGTCGCTGGGCGGGATCGTGACGATGCTGCTGGCGGCCGCGGGGGCGGACATTGCCGCCGCGCTGATCAACGATGTCGGGCCGGAGATCGACCCCGCGGGCATCGCGCGCATCCGCGGCTATGTCGGCAAGGGCAGCAGCTGCCCGACGTGGATGCACGCGGCGCGTGCCGTCGCCGATTCGAACGCCGACGTCTATCCGGATTTCAAGATCGAGGACTGGCTGGCAATGGCGAAGCGGCTCTACCGGCTGACCAGCGGCGGCCGGATCGTGCCCGATTACGATCTGAAGATCGCCGAACCGTTTCGCGTCCCCGGCAACGAGCAGGGGCCCGACATGTGGGGCGCCTTGTCCGCCCTGCGCGCGGTGCCGACGCTGATCGTGCGCGGCGGTCGCTCCGACGTGCTCGCGGCGCCCGTCGCCGAGCGGATGGTGCAGGCGCTCGACCGCGCCGACCTGGTGACGCTGCCCCGTGTCGGCCACGCGCCGACGCTCAGCGAGGAGCCGCTGCGCGCGCCGATCGACCGCTGGCTGGAGCAGGCGGCGTAGACAGCGTCTTATCGGGTTGATACACCCGGTGATGCAACGACACGGGGGTGCGTGATGACGGGCGATGGCGCGCCGGACGCGGCGATCGCGGCGGCGGTCGAACCGGATGGTGCGCCGCGGATCGCGGTGCTCGACATGCTGCGCGGCGTGGCGATCCTCGGCATCCTGTTCATGAACATCAACGACATGGGCGGATCGATCACCGCGTCGGGCGGCGACGTGCGCCATCTGGGCTGGACGCCGGCGGACCAGATCGCCTGGCTGCTGCGCGAGGTGCTGGCGGACGGCACCGCGCGATGCCTGCTCGAAATGCTGTTCGGCGCCGGAATGCTGATCCTCACCGACCGTATCGCGCGCGGAGCGGAGGGACGGTGGGCGGTGCTGCGCCGCTACGGCTGGCGCAATCTGGTGCTCTGGGTGTTCGGCATCGCGCACATGTTCGTACTGATGTGGCCCGGCGATATCCTCCATACCTATGCGGTGGCGGCGATGGTCGCCTGCTGCTTCCGCGCGCTGCGCCCGCGATGGCTGCTGACGATCGGCCTTGTGATGACCGCGCTCAACCTGTTCGGAGGCGGCATCGGCATCCTCTACACGCAGGCGAGCAACGCCAAGCGCCCCGTGCTGGAGCGAAAACTGGCCGCGCACCAGACGCTGACGAAAGCGGAGACGAAGATGCTCGCCGACATCCGCAAGGCGGATGCGAACCGCGCCAAGATGAAGGCGGAGCAGCAGCGCAAGATCACGGATGAGGACGCTTACGGCCGCGGCAGCCGCGCGCAATGGGTGCGCGGCCAGTGGCGCATGAACCTCGAACGGCTGGGTCCGATGGAATTGGGCGCGATCTGGGAAGCGGCCTCGGTGATGCTCATAGGCGCGGCCTTGTTCAAGCTCGGCATCCTGCAGGGGCGACGGACGCGGCGTTTCTATCTGGCGCTGACCGCGGTCGGCTGGGGCGTTGGCGGCGGACTGCGACTGGCCACGGCGCTGGCGGTGATGCGCTTCGACGGCCAGCCGCATATCGGCTGGGCGACGTACGAGGGCGCGCGCATTCTGATGACGATCGGGCATCTCGGCGCGATCAACCTGCTTGCCGGCACGATGTTGATGCGCCCGTTCGTCGCGGCGGGGCGGACCGCGCTGACGCTCTACGTCTGCCAGACGATGCTCGTGTCCTGGCTGATCTTCTCGCCGTTCGGCTTCGGCCTATACGGGCAGATGGGCTGGGCGGGGATGATGGCGCTGTCGATAGCGGTCGACGTCGTCCTGCTGATCGTCGCGAACGTGTATCTGCGCTATTTCCGCATCGCGCCGGTCGAATGGGCGTGGCGATCGATCGTCGAGCGGCGGCGGCTGCCGTTCCGGCATCGCGCGTCGGCTGTGGCAACGGCGGCGCTGGCGTGAGCGCGCCGCGCTGACTAAAGGCGCTTCCCATGTCGCGGCCCGTCAGCATCCTGCACCTGCATTCCAGTTTCGATCTGGGCGGCAAGGAAGCGCGCGCGGTGCGGCTGATGAACGCGTTCGGCGATGCCGCGCGGCACACGATCGTATCGGGCGTTCCCGACCAGCTCGGCGCGCGCGCCGCGATCGGCAAGGGCATCCGCTACGAAATCGCGCAGGATGCGCCGTCGCTGACGGGGCGCCCCTCCGTTGCGCGCTACGAGGCGCTGGCGCGGTTCATGCGGCGGTTCGACCTGGTGCTCACCTACAATTGGGGCGCGGTCGACGGCGTGATGGCGCGCCGCGTGTTTGGGAAGGGCATGCCGCCGCTTGTTCATCACGAGGACGGCTTCAATGCCGATGAGGCGACGGGGCTGAAGGTCGAACGCAACATGTACCGCCGCCTCGCGCTGCCCGCCGCCGCGGCGCTGGTCGTGCCGTCCTTTGTCCTCGAAGACATCGCCCGCCGCATCTGGAAGCAGCCGGCGACGCGCGTCCACCGCATCGCCAACGGCATCCCCACCGCGCTCTATGCGGGCAAGCCCGATCCGAAGGCGATTCCCGGCTTCGTCCCTAACGGCAAAGAAGTGGTGATCGGCGCGCTCGCCGGCCTGCGCGCGGTCAAGGACCTGCCGCTGCTGGTGCGCGCATGCGGCGGGCTGGCGGGGCGCATCCGACTGGTGATCGTCGGCGAGGGGCCTGAGCGGGAGGCGATCGCCGCAGCGGCGCGTCAGATGGGCATGGCGGACGCGCTCGTCCTGCCCGGCTTCCTCGACCGGCCGTATCGCTTCATCGGCCATTTCGACATTCTCGCCATTTCGTCGAAGAGCGAGCAGCAGCCGATCAGCGTCATCGAGGCGATGGCCGCCGGCCTTCCTGTCGCAAGCCTGCCGGTCGGCGATGTCGCGCGCATGGTGGCGCCCGAAAACGCACCGTTCATCGCCGCCGAGTCGGACGAAGTGCGGCTGCGTAACGCGCTCCAGCCCCTCGTCGCCGATGCTGCGCTGCGGCGCTCGGTCGGTCTCGCCAATCAGGCGAAGGCGCGCGCGGCGTTCGACGAGGCGGTAATGATCGCACAATACAAGCAGTTATACGAACGTGTTCTCGGCCGTGAGGGTGCGCTCGGTTGATCACGCGCTTGCTGCGTCGCAGCGGCGCAAATGATTGAATTTCAGCGAAAATCTGCTATGGTTCGTGATGGCCGGGCACCCCCGGGACGACACGAGGGCCCGGCTCCTTTTGGAGAGGACGGGCCATGCATACGATCAAGCATGTGGGGGAATATGGCGTCGTCGCGCTGGCTGGCGCGGCGTTGATGGTCGCGGCGACCGCGCTCGCCAAGATCGCCGCCGACGGGGTGATCCTGATCGGCGAGGCGATCCTGCGCTGAGCGATCGGGAGCGGCGTTCCTGCCGGGCCAGGGCGATGCGCCGCGCTTCCGGCTGCGGCTTTCCCGCCACGGTAGCGCAATTTCTTCGCATCCACGGAACCTTTGCGATATAGGCTCGCAGATTGTTTCCTGAGAGGTGCCGTTTCCCGTGTTCAAGGGCCTGAAGCCGATCGTCTACAATGGCCGCGAAGTATGGCCGCTCGTCGAAGGTGGAAAAGGGGTCGCAGCGACCAACCACGCATCGGCCGGGGCATGGGCCGCGGCCGGCGGGATCGGCACGGTATCGGCGGTTAACGCCGACAGCTACGATCCCGATGGCAAGATCATTCCGCAAATCTACCGCGCGCTGACCCGGCGTGAACGACACGAGGAACTGATCGAATATGCGATCGAGGGCGCCGTGCAACAGGTGCGCCGCGCGTTCGACATCGCGGGTGGCAAGGGCGCGATCAACATCAACGTCCTGTGGGAAATGGGCGGCGCGCAGCGCGTGCTGCACGGCGTGCTCGAACGGACCAAGGGTCTCGTCTCGGGCGTCACCTGCGGCGCCGGCATGCCGTACAAGCTGTCGGAGATCGCGGCGTCCTATCAGGTCAGCTATCTGCCGATCGTCTCGTCCGGCCGCGCCTTCCGCGCCTTGTGGAAGCGCGCCTATTCGAAGGCGGCGGAATGGCTGGCGGCGGTGGTCTATGAGGACCCGTGGCTCGCCGGCGGACACAATGGCCTGTCGAACGCGGAAGATCCGCTGAAGCCGCAGGACCCGTATCCCCGCGTCAAGGAACTGCGCGAGACGATGCGCGAGGGCGGCATCCCCGATACGACGCCGATCGTGATGGCGGGCGGCGTCTGGTATTTGCGCGACTGGAACGACTGGATCGACAATCCCGAACTCGGCACGATCGCCTTCCAATACGGCACGCGTCCGCTGCTGACTCAGGAAAGTCCGATCCCCGATGCGTGGAAGGCGCAGCTGACGCAGATCGAGGAGGGCGGGGTGCTGCTCCACCGCTTCAGCCCGACCGGTTTCTATTCGTCGGCCGTGCGCAACCCGTTCCTGCGCAGCCTCGAGGCGCGCTCGGAACGCCAGATCGCCTTCTCGACGCAGGAGGCGGGCGACCACGTCTTCCAGCTCGACGTCGGCGTGAAGGGCAAGAACTTCTGGGTGACGCGCGGCGATCTGTTGCGCGCGCGCGAATGGTTCGGGGCGGGCTTCACCACGGCGCTGAAGACGCCCGACAACACGCTCGTCTTTGTCACGCCCGAAGAGGCGAAGGAAATCCGCAAGGACCAGGCTGATTGCATGGGCTGCCTGTCGCAATGCCTGTTCTCGAGCTGGGCGGATACCGAGACCAACTCGACCGGCCGCCTCGCCGATCCGCGCAGCTTCTGCATCCAGAAGACGCTGCAGGACATCGCGCACGGCGGCGACGTCGACAACAACCTGATGTTCGCGGGCCACGCCGCCTATAACTTCAAGCGTGATCCCTTCTATTCGAACGGGTTCGTGCCGACGGTGAAGCAGCTGGTCGACCGTATCCTGACGGGCGATTGACCCCTACGCTGGCCAGCACGCTGGCGGCCGTTGCGAAAGCGATGGCCCCGGCGACGCGGCCGTGGTGGGTGATCGGCAGCGCAGCGGTGGCGCTGCATGACGTCGCTGCGGGGGAGGTGCGGGACGTCGACGTCCTCATCGATCCGGTCGACGTCACCGCCCTGTTTGGCGAACTGAGCATCGCGCCGATCACGCTGGCGCCCGATCCGTTGTTCCGGTCCGATGTCTTCGCACGCTGGACCGGGGCCGGCCTGCCCGTCGAATTCATGGCGGGATTTTCGGTCGCGACGGTTGATGGCTGGTCGGCGGTTCGGCCTGTCACACGCCAGGCCATCGCCCTCGGGGCAGCGACGGTCTACACACCGGATCGCGCGGAACTGATCGCCCTGCTGCGCCGGTTCGGCAGGCCGAAGGACCTGAGGCGCGCCGCGGCGCTGGAGGGGCGGAAGACGGGTTGAGGCTCTCGTCTTCCGCCCCGCGCGCGCATTAGGCGACATTGCCGCAGGTCGCCCCCCGCGACACCTGCACCGGACGTGATCGAC
This portion of the Sphingomonas sp. FARSPH genome encodes:
- a CDS encoding diguanylate cyclase domain-containing protein, which translates into the protein MPGARAIAHLRESGYRDALTGLRKHAWLAAHVAAWATPGTGVAIIGLDHFKQIKDTLGHTGGDAVLAQTRPDFRASPSPAAARRSAWG
- a CDS encoding phosphoadenylyl-sulfate reductase, whose amino-acid sequence is MAEPARNRDRIDTLPAFSVANAAAMEARFAGVPAPEMLRTLLTGMLAGRVASVSSFGAESAVLLHMVAAIDRDIPVIFTNTQKMFGETLAYRDALVERLGLTDLRVVRPDPRLIAARDAEGLRWSYDPDGCCAIRKVEPLARALEPFDAWISGRKGFQAGTRAALPRFEEDQGRLKINPLADWAKPQLDAYFAEHDLPRHPLEADGYLSIGCAPCTSKVRPGEDPRAGRWRGWDKIECGIHVAPRPGEDPIF
- a CDS encoding DUF934 domain-containing protein, which gives rise to MDDALLRFREDEAQDEPAVTLDAFLGQSNASAVRLEAGDDARALLPYLDRLALVEVSFPSFRDGRGYSAGRILREAGYAGELRAAGDVLVDQLPLMRRCGFDSFAPEAPIDRATLARALDRYAYRYQPAADATAPVWKYRHG
- a CDS encoding nitrite/sulfite reductase yields the protein MYRYDEYDQSIVDARVDEFRDQVERRLSGQLTEDQFKPLRLMNGLYLQLHAYMLRVAVPYGTLDSRQMRMLSHIARTYDRGYGHFTTRQNIQFNWIKLADAPDILAELATVEMHAIQTSGNCIRNISADQYAGASGDEIADPRPWAELIRQWSTFHPEFTYLPRKFKIAVIAAEEDRAAMRLHDIGIRLVERDGAVGAQIYVGGGMGRTPMISHLIRDFVQADALMSYLEACLRVYNRYGRRDNIYKARIKILLHEIGADEYRRQVEEEFAALKGLGLDPPVAELDRIRAMFAPPAFETGLPTDADRSDPDFAVWLDQNVRAHKAPGYAIVNVSLKPAGGIPGDASADQIDLLADLAQAHSFDELRVTHAQNIVLPHVAIRDLRTVWERLVEAGLAEPNLDLITDIIACPGLDYCSLANARSIPLAQKIATRFADRDRQRELGELKLKISGCINACGHHHAGHIGILGVDRKGTENYQLSLGGSGAEDVSLAKITGPGFDEDGVVDAIERVTDRYLAERRAGERFLDTYRRVGFAPFKEAIYG
- a CDS encoding DUF2849 domain-containing protein, which codes for MRLLTGNDLASGDVVWWSGEGWSRHVEEAVDVGAAGEAILRAEEGARRVNAPYLIDAIPTPDGPRPAHIKDRIRALGPTVRPDLTLKPADPHAGNWVI
- the cobA gene encoding uroporphyrinogen-III C-methyltransferase produces the protein MATLLDPGARGRVILVGAGPGDPGLLTVRAVEALKRADVVVHDGLIDPRVLDLAPPDAQCISVAKSRARHTLPQEAINALIVAHVKTGSVVVRLKGGDPFIFGRGGEEVEAVRAAGLPVEVIPGVSAALGCAAEAMLPLTHRDHSSAVSFVAGQCKGLSEQDWAGLAGQGRTLVIYMGVATAGEIADKLMADGVAPDMPVAVLERGTLVGSRALRTLLADLGPMVTREAVKSPAIIVVGEVVELSDAEDKLARWARVAEGMAA
- the astD gene encoding succinylglutamate-semialdehyde dehydrogenase; translation: MAEIISHEPATGAELWRAPVGDVDAEVAAARGGWAQWAAQPLAVRIETMRRFANVVRQRHDAFSELLARETGKPLWEARTEVDTVIAKVDISVTAYAERTAQRRLDSPMGSRMALRHKPHGVLAVLGPYNFPAHLPNGHIVPALLAGNAVVFKPSEKTPATGAFLIDCYRAAGVPEGCARVVIGGPAEGKALAEHPDIDGLLFTGSARTGIALNRAFATKPEKILALEMGGNNPIVVWDTPDLHAAAVLVIQSAFTTAGQRCTAGRRLIVDTRLYDPLVDTINQMIGRLIVGSPFDDPQPFMGPVIDNQTADMLTESFLELMMRGGRPIRHLERLSDDRPFLMPALIDTTQMAERPDVELFGPILQVIRADDFDQAIAEANNTRYGLSASLISQTPALYDRFWANIRAGIVNWNRPTNGASSAAPFGGIGWSGNHRPSAYYAADYCAYPVVSNEADSARANIGIGLRDG